CAGGCTGATTAGTGATCATGGGGGAGGAGTCAGGGCCCATCAGGGTGTGGAACGGCTAAGAATACCTCCAACTCTAAGAGACACAAATACATTTTGTTGTAAAGGAGTTACAGCATCTCACAGAGCAGGTGGATCCTCAGGAGGGAGGCTGAAAGGCAAGGCAGGGCCCTGTCTATCCCGTGGCCTCTGCATCTACTCAAAACTCACAGATGGCCAGTCTGTACTGCAGGCAGCTCCTGTCATTCCACTGCCCATCTGTGTACATCTCCACACACTTCTCTTTGCCACGACCCCTGGGCTCCCCTGGGTACCAGTTGGTGTAATTCACAGGGGCCCCATCCAGGTAGTAGAAGTCTCCGGCGGTGGGGCCCTCTTCCAGGCCCAGGTAGGCGTAAGTGTTGTGCTTCGTCACGAAGCTTGCGATGGCCGCATTCTCCTCCAGACTCTTCGGGACGGCAATGCGGCCACCAGCTCTGGCACATGACTCTCTAATGGCATCAAAATCGACCACCTGCCCATTGGTGGAGAAGACCTTCTCTCCAACTGCCAGCACGGACCCCTGCAAACTGAGGGCTGAGAGCAGAGAAACCGGAGTCAAGCCTCTGACCTCCTTGTCTCTGAGTCCCCATCCCTCACTTGGGCTCTCTACCTTTATGCTGTCGTCAAACTcttcatctctgcctctgtctctgtcttcctctgtctccctcttccaatCCTAGTCTTTCTAAATTCCCCTCTAAGCTCTCAtcattctattcattcattcattcattcattcatccatttaagcATTACTTATTGACTGTTTATCATGTGCCAGAAACCGTGCAGTTTCCAGAGATTCAACAGAAAGCATCATAGGCAGAGACCTTGCTTCCCCATGTCTACTTCTGTCCCCTCCAGGCCATTCAAGAACCTCAGGAATAGGAAGCAGCATTCTTTTCCCCAAGACCTGTGTGTCCACAACTGTTTGTCAAGTTTCTAGGTTCTGGTGTCTGGTGTTGAGGATGAGGGGAACTTATGGCAGAACCCCCACCCTCGAAGGCCCCAGGGGCCCCCTTACCACCCATTAACTGCAGGATTTGATGTCTGATGTCATGGAGTGTAGTTTGGAGCTCCTCATCTGGATAAGCTGGAGGCCCTGAAGAGAGATCCCCACCCAAGATGAGGGGCAAGCCAGCAAAGACCCCTCGTGCTGCCAAGTAGGCATTATGCCCCCTGCAAGCCTGTCCACACCCACTGCCCAGGCCCCAAGTTATAAGGGTCCACGACATGGGGGTGTGTTTTCATACAGCACCATGCTTGTCCTTTGTGTAGCCCTGTGTACTCTGAGCTCCCTGcctgctcttccttcctgccaTGTCCTTTAATGGCTCCGTCCACCCACTTCTGCAGGTTTGTGTGGTTTCTGGGCAGggtcccctctcccaccctccactaAGGGCAAACGTGCTTCCCTCTGCACTCTCCTGATGGATCTTGACCACTACTCAAAGCTGCGGGGTTTCCCTCTGCGTGTGGGGCTCCCAGTCATACCATCTGCCTGGATCCTTGGTCCACATAACCCCATACACCCTTCAGAATGCCCCCAGTGCTGTCCCGTTTCCCACACCCGATGCCCTATATCCCCACCAGCAGCTGTGATGCATGAACACTTCCAACGCCCATGAGTCCCCGCCTCGTGGCTCCTACCCAGACCCAGATTTCTCTCCTCCACCTCACACTCACTGATTTAGGCTGAGCCATATGCCCTTTGGCGGCCTCTGTGGTTTTGTCTGATCCGCATCAGCCCTCCTGTAACTGACCACAGAGGAACCGGAGTCATCCTGCCCCATCCTGCTCACCTGGAGGGCCCCTCTCGCCAGGCTCTCCCTTGTCTCCACGCTCTCCAGGGGGACCAGGGGGTCCAATCAGCCCATCATGGCCAGGGGAACCTGGCATTCCTCCAGGGGGGCCAATGGGGcctgcagaaagaggaggacatGGATATATGGTACCTATCACCCACAACTGGGCTGGAGCTGATGTGATGGGACCCCTGTGATCAGCCAGGCTGACTCACCTGTCCCTCCATGGGCACTCTGAGGATGGACCCTCCAGGGCTGCTCCAGTCTAAGGGCCCCAGGAAACTCCCACCATGTCCCGCCATCTAGCTGACCCTTGGACCCAGCCCTGGACAGACAGACCTTCTGAAAACAGGTCCCTGACCCTCAGCTGAGGCAGGGGGGTCTCCCATCCAGTACCTGGAGGTCCAGGGTCTCCTTTGACACCATCTCTCCCATCTCTGCCAGGCAGGCCAGGGGACCCCGGAATGCCAGGGACGCCAGAGCATGCAGCACAAAATTCCTTCACATCACACTTGGTGCCAGAAACCGCCAGCAAGATGAGGGTGAGGGTCAATGAGCACAGCAACATGGCTCCTGCTCCAGCAGCTCCCCCTGCAGAAAGGAAGGGCCGTTGGCCCATCGGAAGCATTTGCCACGGTCTCCCTTTGCTGTTCTTTGTCCAGATTCAGGCATATGGCAGAGCCTGAGGGCCAGGGCAGGTGCAGACAGGAGCTCTGGGAAGATCCAGACTGTCCCTGGAAACCCCCAGCATCATCTGGTGTCTGACATGGTCTCACACGCCATCCCTCTGGCTTGAGGCGGTGGGACCTGGGCATGGAGGAGAAGTAGAGCGAGGAGCTCTGGAGAGTCAGAGGACCTGATTCTGATGGAGTCTCTGCTCGTACCTCACTGTGTGACCGTGGGGAACTCACTTCACCCCTCTTGACTTCAGCTGGAACTTCTAAGCCCTGAGATAACCCCGACTTGTCCCTCCGAAGCTGTTGGGAGGAAAGATGTGGCCGCTCACTACCCCCGTCTGTCCCTCACACCCCCAGCTACCCTCCTTTCAGGTTCTAAGGGGTCATATTCCTGAGGATGAACAGAGACGACCAGGACCCATGGCTTGGCCATCCCAAGGTGGTCACCCACTCTTCCCCTCGCCCCTGCTGGGGTGTCCCCTTCTCCTTGGCAGGCTGTTCTCTCCCCCTGGCAGGCCCTGCCTAGTCCCTGGTGGGAAAGGACCTGGTCAAGGAGCACAGCAAAGCACGAGGATACTTGCAAGCCCCGCTTCCTGCACCCAAGTTACACCTCTGGGGAGCAACTCCCCGTGGTGCACAGGAAGGTCCCCTCCTTCCCAGTGTGGCCCTTAGTTAACCCTGTGGCTGCTGGGCTGGTTCTCACTGCCTGAAACCCATGTCCTGGGGGACCCCTAGGGGATGGGGCTAAACTCACCCCCACGAACAGAGCCTGGGTGGCACTCAGCCTCCAGGTCAGAGTGGAGAGGTGGACAGCACCATTTATACGGACCTGGGCTCCCAGGCTTCCTCTCCACACAGTTGAGCCTCCTGTCACGAGGGCCTCTACTCCGGGGAGGGCCGGGCCAGAACAGCCATCCTGTTTACACAGCACACTTTCTCACGGGGCACTCAGGCTGGAGGGCCACTTGGGACGCCTGCTGAAGAGAAACTCCAGGTCCACAAGAAGGGAACTTTACCCTGGGCTTGAGGCCCCCCACTCTCACCCCAGCAGCTTGCCAAGGAGTGAAGGATGAGAGCTCTTACATGATCCATTGGAGGCACATGGCAAAGGGAACCCTCAAGGCCCCAGTCCTGGCTGACGACACACGCTCAGTCCCAGGATCGCCGTCCCCAGACGCCCTCCAGCAGGAGACAACATACCAGAGCCAGACTCTTTTCCAGGGGAGCAAAGGGGAAGATCAGTGACAAACAAGGGTGTCCCCATGTGCCTCCTTCCTGGGGCCATTCTGGCTCCAGAGGCTCTTTAGCTCTTGGAAGGATCCATGTGGTTCCAGGCCCTGCAGAGGCCATGGCTCAAGCTGAGGGTGGCCAGGTCGAGCTGGAATAACTGTCTGTCAGGGGACCAGCCTCACCACTGAGCCACGCAGGCCTCCCAGCTCCTGCTCCTGGAGCCTGCGGCTGAGTCAGTGGGCACGCGGTTCAGAGTCACAGTAAACGCTCTACgtgctcctccttcctctgccctacAAGGCTCAGTTGTGGGGAGGCAGGGCAGCGTCTGGGGCCCCAGGAGAGCAGCAGTTTCTGTGGTTGGCCGTGGGTGATGTCTGACAACCTGCAATGGTGATTTCTGTAAGTGTCAGCAAGTCATGTGACGCCCTAATCGATGAGATCCCCTACTCAAGCCACCTGATTAGGAGGGACCCTCTAGCTGCAGGGACGGGAACAATGGGGAACCAGGACCAGAAAAGACTGCCAGGCTCACTTGTAAGTGATTTGAAACATCCTGAGGTCTTCAGGGAGAGCGGGAGCTCAGTCATGGAGCCCCCTCGCAGGAGCAGGGGCCAGTGGAGCCTGTTGGAGCACTGAGTGCTTTCAGGTTTCCTGCTGCTGCCAGCTGCCTGCCCAGGGTGGGTGTTGGGCCAGCACGGGAGGGGAGCCAGGGCCAGGCCAGAGCTGGGGTTGGTGGGGCAGTCCCACCAAAAGCACCCTAGCTTGGCTTAGGGGACGGACGGTTGCTCGGCAGGTGGAGGAGCAGGACAGAAGTCTCCTTGGGTTGACTTGAAGGCTCTGGGGGGAGGCGGCGGGGGTGCCCAGGGCCACGTGGCCGGTGGGGAGGACGTGGATTCAGGAGTCAGACACTCCTGAGCTGCAACTGGAACTGACTTTTCTGCTGCTTATTATCCACGTGGCCTTGGTTAGGTTGTACAACTTTGAGCcgtggttttcttcttttaatcatTATCTTGGAGCAAtatcaaacttacagaaaagccGCAGGTGCAGTGCAAATTCTCTTCTGAACCCACAAAAGTAGGCTGCCAGCATGGCGCTCCATCGCTCCACCACTTCAATTTATATTTcatacaaagatgttttcctacACAGCCACAACGTAGtcatcaaaatcaagaaattaacgCTGATTCAGACACTAGTCTTATCAAAAAGTGATAGAATATTATGGGGTATTTTACTTAACCATTTAAGTCACTCGCACAGCTTAATGCCAATATATAAAAAACGAGTCatacaaaattctaataaaacCACTAATCTAGTCAGCTGCCTGGTCTAACCTCTTCTTCGTCCTGTgcccctctgctcttccctctgcaaCCTCTAACAGGAAAGGCTCCGAGTTCACAGAGTTCAGTGGTGATTTTCATGTCTCTCTTTCTTTGATCATGATTTTGCTCTTGTCTGGAGTGTTGTAACTGCCCTTTctgccacaaaaaaaaaaaaaaaaaaaaaaaaagagaaggaagaagagagagaaagggagggagagagagagatgaagaaagaaaaagaaagaaattagcatTGATACATTAACTCCAAATAACCTTCAGGCCTTATATAAAATTTGCCAAATGCCCCAATAATGTCCATTATGGCAAAAGGATCCAGTTTCGAATCACACGTTCCATTCAGTTGTTACGTCTCTTTAGTTTCCTTGAATCTGAAACAATTCTCAAGTCTCCCTTAACTTTTGTGATCATAATATGATTTTGGAGATGTCAGGGTTAGTTATTGTGAAGACTGTCTCTCCATTTGGGTTTTCCTGATGCAGCGTTTTGTGGTCAGATCCAGATTCGGCAACTCTGGCAGGGATGTCATAGAAACGATGCCTTGTTCTTCCCATCACATCCTAGTGGGTGGCAGACAATTTCAGTTTATCTCAGTTATGGCGACGTTCACTTTGACCATTTGATTGAGATGGTGTGGGCCAGACTTCCCCACCACAAAGttacctctttctctctttctaatgaATGACTCTTTTCGGGAGGTACTCTGGTACTATGTAAAGATCCCATTCCTCCTcaaactttctctttatttcattgactCATGAATCAATATGCATTCATGCCCGAGGTACACCAAACACAGgccagaaggaggaggatgggtGAGTCTGTCCACTCTGGATGCAGGTGATAAGGGGGTGTATGACCTGTAGAGGATTTTTAAATGACACTATCTATAGAGAATTTATTAGCACACGGCACCAGCGACTCTTAATGATGTCATCAATAAAATAATCCTCCCCCAAAAGACCATTTGTCTTTCTTAGTTCTGGCACCCCGTTCCAGTCCAGCCCTTGTGAGGACGCCCTCTTTACACTGCCGAGGCTCAAGCAGCCCACAGCACGCCACCTCATTGCAGGCATCTCCCTCCACTCGGTGTCCTCCTCCCAGCGGCAGGACACCCTCCCCAGCAGACACGTCCTCATTCAACGTGACTgaaaccagaaagagagaagaggcgCAAAGTGGAGGTCAGGCACTCACCCTGAGGACAGCCGCGGACTTCTTGCAGATTTGAGACCTCGATCTTAGCTGCTCAGGAAACTCCTCGCCTCCCCCCCTCCAGCTGCCCCGGGGTCCAGCTGAGTAAGGAGTCTGCACGTGGCTGCCTGGAGCTCTCTCTGTTTGGACCATCACAACAACTCTACGAGGTATACAGACAGTAAATCCTCTCTTGAGAATGAAGTcagctgaggctgagagaggttgcGTGAATTGGCTGGGTCACCCGCACAGGATTGCTACCCAGGTCTCCTCCAATCCACTTTAAATCTCTACCATAATATCCCCAGTCACCCTGCATTCTACTCGTACctaaaggcaaagagagaagcaAGTTCACTTACTAATTACATATAGTTCAAGGTCGAATGTCAGGAAGCCAGGAGGCAGCTCAACACGTGAAGGGAAAGAGAATTAATACCATTATTCCCTGATGCGATCAACACATTGAATACATGTTTgcatattatacacacacacatgacatTGGTGCCTCTCCAATAAATGTCATCTTGTTAAAAAGcaatacttaataaataaatctatttctaTTGCCTAAAAATgacaatttgtttaaaaatttacattacttgattttcttttaatttttaccaacACAGCCTTCTCATATTTCTCTCTGCCCTTAGGATTTGCAATACCATCCTGTGTGTCTTCCAGTCTCCAGACAAGCACAtcatattttaggctttttttttttacctttgttgaaatataattgacagataacattGCGTAAGTTTGAAGTGTAAATGTGTTGagttgatacacttatatattgtgaACTGATTGCCTCAGTAGGGTTGGTTAGCACCTCCATAACCTCACATAActaccatttcttttctgttgtgaaaacatttaagatctactctcttagcaattttcaagtacATAATGCAGTGTtgttaactagagtcaccatgctgtgcattaggtccccagaacttatttatcttataactggaagtttgtaccatttgaccaacagctccctattttccccaccccccagcctctgctaaccaccactctactctatTTCTAGAGTTCTGGTTTTTGagattccgcatataagtgagatcacacactgtttgtttctctgtcttatttcactgagcataatccTTCCaaccacattgttgcaaatggcaggatttccttttttcttatggctgaatgatatttctttgtgtgtgtgtgtgtgtgtgtatatatatatatatatatatatatatatatacgccacatcttcttcatctatTCACCCAtagacagacacttaggttgtttccatatctgggctatcatgaataatgttGTGACAAACATGGGAGCGTAGACACCTGTTTGGGATCCTGCTGTCATTTCCTTTGGTTGTACACCCAGAGGccgaattgctggatcatgtcgtagttctatttttatttttttgagagaactccatatggttttccaaagtggctgcaccaattgacattcccaccaacagtgcacaaagattcccttttctccacatcctcaccaacacttgtcatttcttgtctttttgatgaagCCATTCTAACAGTGTGAGGTGATCTCTCATTGTGACTTTGATTTGCACCAAACTGatgttagtgatgttgagtgtcgcttcatgtccctgttggccatttgcatgtattctttggaaaactgtctgtcAGTTCTTCCTCTGCTCAGTTTTTGATCAAATTGTtggattttttgttattgagttgtatgagttccttatatatttttaatattaacctcttatcagatacacAATTTGAcactattttctccctttcagcaggttgccttctcattttgatgattttcttttgctctgcagaagcttattagcaccacttgttgatttttgcttttgttgctttgtaGCTTAGTTTAATATCAGCCAGTGTGATAtgtccagctttgtttttctttctcagggtttctttggctattggggtcttttgtggttccgcacaaatattaggatttttttttcctatttctgtgaaagacGCCATTGGAATTTGGATaagggttgcattgaatctgtagattgctgtgggtagtacggacattttagcaatattaattcttcccatccataaacacaggatatctttccgtTTATGGTGTCACCTTCAATTATTGCATCAAAGTCtcatagttttctgtgtacagacctttcagctccttggttgaatttatccctgggtattttattctttttgatgcaattgtaaatgggattgttttctttattctttattcctctttctgatagttcgttattggtgtatagaaatgcaacagatttttgtctATCGATTCTGTATCCTGCAGCTTCACTCAATTTTTCTATTAGTTGTCACAGTTTTTTGGTGaggtctttagggttttctgtatttaatatcacgtcatctgcaaatagtgacagttttacagaaaggatgccctttcttcctttttcttgcctaattgctctggctgggacatCCGATACTGTTTTGAATAAGAGCGGTGAGagggggcatccttgtctttttcctgatctcgGAGGAAAAACCGTCGGCTTTTCCTCGTTGAGTGTGCtgtcagctgtgggcttgtcctatatggcctttactatgttgaggtacatttcctctatacccactttgttgagaatttttacataaatggatgttgaattcttggaattttgatgggaattgtgttaaatctgtatatcaatttggggacAAATGACAGATTTGgcttttccaatccatgaacacaggatgtctctCCGTTTATTTGGATCATCTTTGGTTCCTCTCATGATCACTGTGTAGTCTTCAGCACGTGTATATGCTTTTGTtacacctaaatatttcatttttaaagtgatcgtaagtggtattgtattttttatttgttgttcatGTGTTCATTGCTATTATACGGAAATACAATCGATTTTCAATGTTATCTTTTATCCTCTGATCTGGCCAAACTCACTTAGTTCCAGGAATTTTTGTAAACTCTTTGGCATTTTCTACATAAAggatcatgtcttctgcaaataggagcagttttatttcttcctttccaatctgcatgcttcttatttccttttcttacattGTGGCACTGGCTGGAACTTCCCACACCATATTGAATGTGAGTACTGGAAACAGACGTTACAGGGAAAACATTCAGTCCTTCaccattaaatatatttgtaagtggagagtttttgtttttgttttcgtttttttgaggaagattagccctgagctaactgctgccaatcctcctctttttgctgaggaagactggccctgagctaatatccgtgcccatcctcctctcctttccaggtgggacgcttgccacagcgtggctcgcCAAGCCGTGTCGGGTCCGAGCCCGGGATCCggaccggcgaaccccgggccgctgagaaccagaacatgcgaatttaaccgctgcgccacctgtcTGGCCCCAGTGGAGGGTTTTTTAGATGCTCTAAATCAAGTTTAAGAAATTCCcctcaatttctatttttctgagagtttttatagtGAATGGAAGTTgaattttttcaagtaatttttccatattattgatattattatgtaatttttcttcttagcttgttaatatggtggattacattgattgatttttaaatattgaagcaggcttgcatccctggaataaaacctaAGGTTGTCAAGGATTTTTGTGTATAAGGAATATTTGTCTGTAGGTTTCTTATTTTTGTATGCTTTTGGTAACAGGATAATACTAACACTAGTTTCACAAAATGTGctctttactcttttattttttggaagagattgtgtacAATTGGTCtaattcttctttcaatgtttggtagaattgtcCAATGAAACCATCTAAGCTTGGAAATTTCTTTTTGGGAGTTTTACAATcaagaattcaatttctttccattATGAGGCTATTCAAATTAGCTATTTCACATTTGGCAATTGTGGTAGCATATGTTTTTCAATAATTGGTCTATTTCGCTACAGTGTCAAATTTTCACGTATAGAATTGtttatagtattcccttattGTTGTTTTGACGTCTGCAAGGTCTGTAGTGACATCCCCCGTTTCGTTCCCGATGTTGGTAATTTTTCCAGCTTCATTTAGGTACACCtgacaattaaaaattataactaaTTAAAGTATACAAcctgatgatttgatacacatctatattgtgaaataatcaccaaaatCAGGTtagacatatccatcacctcacatagttacctgcTTTTGTGATGGGAGCccttaagatctaccctcttagcaaacgTCAAGTGGACGATGCCATATTGTTAACTGATGTCGCATTGCTGTACGTCAGAGCTCCAGAACTTATTCGTCTTACATAATTGAAAGTTTGCACCCTTGGCCAAcgtctccccatttctccctcgccccagcccctggcaaccacctccCACTCCCTGCTTCCTAAGTTTGACTTCTTTCGGCTCCATGTGTGAGTGAGATGGTGTGGTATTCGTCTTTCTGCGCTGGCTTGTTCACTCAGCGTCACGTCCACGGCCTCTTCACCCGCCTCTGGTTCTCAGTTTCCCAGTCTGTACACAGGCCCTCATTTCTCCCTGCGCGGAGCCCCATGGAGCTCAGGTTCGGTTCATAAGATGACTCTCTCCTTCCCACCGGCTCCACCAATCCAGCCAGGAGCCAGTGGGGTTTCTTCTAGAACTGTCAGCTCTGCTGGAGAAAGTCTTCCAAAATCTCCTCAGAGCTACAGCTTTACCTCCTCAGAGACACCACACTTTGGCTTTTGC
The DNA window shown above is from Equus quagga isolate Etosha38 chromosome 2, UCLA_HA_Equagga_1.0, whole genome shotgun sequence and carries:
- the LOC124234801 gene encoding pulmonary surfactant-associated protein A, yielding MLLCSLTLTLILLAVSGTKCDVKEFCAACSGVPGIPGSPGLPGRDGRDGVKGDPGPPGPIGPPGGMPGSPGHDGLIGPPGPPGERGDKGEPGERGPPGPPAYPDEELQTTLHDIRHQILQLMGALSLQGSVLAVGEKVFSTNGQVVDFDAIRESCARAGGRIAVPKSLEENAAIASFVTKHNTYAYLGLEEGPTAGDFYYLDGAPVNYTNWYPGEPRGRGKEKCVEMYTDGQWNDRSCLQYRLAICEF